Part of the Tenacibaculum sp. SZ-18 genome, TTTTTTCTACTGACTGTTCTAGGCTGTAAAGCACAGGATAAAGAACCTTCAGATTTCATTCCAAAAGGATATGCTTTATTTGAAAAATATTTTGGAGATCTAAATAAAGATGGATTGGATGACTGTGTTTTGATTATCAAAAAGACAGATACAACTAACATTGTCACTAATCGTTTTGATAAAAAAGTTGACAGAAATAGACGTGGAATTGTTGTTCTATTCAAAAAAGAGAAAGGTTATGAACTTGCCGATAAAAACTACAGTTGCTTTTCGTCAGAAAATGAAGATGGTGGAGTTTATTTTCCACCAGAATTATGGATTAAAATTGAAAACGAAAAACTTTATATCCATTACGGCCACGGCAGATATGGATATTGGGAATATACCTTCCGATATCAAAACTCAAATTTTGAATTAATTGGATATGATTCAAGTAGTAATCGTGGTCCAGTAACAAATACGGAAACAAGTATTAACTTCTTGACAAAAAAGAGATTAATCAAAGAGAACAGCAATGAAAATGCGGAAGGCGGAGATGAAACATTTAAGGAAACTTGGAATAAAATTAAAATAGAAAATCTTATCAAACTGTCTGAAATAAAAGACTTTGATGAATTAGATATGTATAATTATTAAAAAAACTGCCCACAACAATGGCTATAAGTAATTGCTTGTTATTACCTACTTACGAAAGTCCTCGCGAATTTTCAGTTTGGTGTGTACTTGCAAAGTTTAACGCTAACCCACGCAACTACTCATAGCCGAGACCGTTAACTATCATTGTCGAGAATTATGTGAAGTTCTCTTTTAGATAAATCAAAGTCAGTTGTAAAATTGTACTTTTCAACAGTAATTCCAGCTTCGTCCTTTTTTTAGAGAACTAAACGTTTGATGGTTTAGATCATTTGCCAATCTCCTAATTTCGTGATTGTCGGTTCTTGTTTTGTGTTTGAAAAGTCTCTGGCTTGTTCCGATAACTTGGCTCACTTTTTACTTTTGAGTAGAACCTCATCGTAATTTTAGCCAATTCTCGCTGAACGTTCTGATCCGTTCTTTTTCTAAAAAAAGGCTTTTTACAAAACTTAAAATACGCAAACTAAATGCAAGTAAGGCTTGTAACTATTTATCTTTTATTGGCTGACAATTGTTCTTGCTTATAAACCTTTAGATTTGCATTCTGTCTCGTTTGCTTTCAGTATAAAATCTTCTAAATGCTTTGAATTTTGGCTAGTGTTCTCCAACATTAGTTAACAGCGTGTATAAAAAATTCCTTCTTTCTATATAAATCAAAAATTATATTTACTTTTAAATCATGAAAATGAATGAAAAATTGCTACTAAAATCATCGCAACTTTTCATACACAATTACGTTAGCCATAATATGAACGGAATGATATTTGAAGTCATTTAAGAAACTTACATTTATGAAAAAAATCACACTTCTTTTATTATTGGCTTTCGGAATTAAAACAGCATTTGCGGAATGCTCAATGAGTGGAATGTCTTTCTTTCCAGAAACTAAAGAAATTGGATTGAATTCAAAATTCATCGTCCAGGGTTATGCTTACAGTCAAAAGACTATAAATAGTTTCAAAAACAGAAAAGTTTATCTGGAAAGTGAAAGCGGAGAATTAATTGAGCTGAATCTTAAAGAATTCTATACAGGTCAGATGCAATTAACTCAGGCTATCTTTTATCCAACATCAGAATTAAAACCTAACACAAAGTACTTTCTTAAATACTCTGACCAAACCGAAAATGAAGGAAGAGAAATGAAGCAATATAACAGAGAAAAAAAAGTGAGAGAAAAAGTTTATTGGAAAACAACAGACAAAAAGGAACTTGAAACTCTGAATTCTAATCTGAATATTGAATTTGAAAAAACCGAAGTTATACACTATGGTTGTGGCCCATCTGCGAATGCAATTTTCAATGTTAAAAATAAATCGGAGTCTGAAATCTGGTATAAGACAGAGGTCGTTGACTTAAGCACTGACAACAAGAACGTATTTTATATTAAAGAATGAAATGGTAAACTGAATGTTGGACACGGAATGTGTGCAGGAGGATTTACGTTTAAAGATAAAGGAAAATATAAAGTTAGGTTCACGCCAATGAATACTGACGGAAAATCATTAAAAACTACTGACTGGACAACTTTTGAAAGTCCGTTTATGAACGACAAAAGTCCATTCGGAAATTAAAAATACTATGGCTAACAATGGCTATAATTAATACGGGGTTTGGTGTTTAATCCCAAGTTTAGTGTATTTTTACAATGTCCGCCAAATCTTTTTGATTTGGCTTTAAAAATGAAAAGATTAAAACAAAATAAAAAGTTTTGGCTATGTGCTTAATCGGTAATTAATCGCTTTTAATTCCCGCACTAACCATAGCCGAGACGTTAACTATCATTGTCGAGAATTATATGAAGTTCTCTTTTTGAAAAATCAAAGTCAGTTGCAAAATTGTACTTTTCAAGAGTAATTCCAGCTTCGTCCTTTTTTTAGAGAACTAAACGTTTGATGGTTTGGATCATTTGCCAATCTCCTAATTTCTTGATTGTCGGTTCTTGTTTTGTGTTTGAAAAGTCTCTGGCTCGTTCCGATAACTTAGCTTACTTTTTATTTTTGAGTAGAACCTCATCGTATTTTTAGCCAATTCTCGCTGAACGTTCTGATCCGTTCTTTTTCTAAAAAAAGGCTTTTTACAAATCTTAAGATACACAAACTAAATGCAAGTAAGGCTTGTGACTATTTATCTTTTATTGACTGACAATTGTTCTTGTTTATAAACATCTAGATTTGCATTCTGTCTCGTTTGCTTTCAGTACAAAATTTTCTAAACGCTTTGAATTTTGGCTAGTGTTCTCCAACATTAGTTAACAGCGTGTATAAAAAATTGCTTCTTTCTCTATAAATCAAAAATTATATTTACTTTTAAATCATGAAAAACGAATGAAAAATTGCTACTAAAATCATCGCAACTTTTCATACACAATTACGTTGCCACACATATGAGAAAAACGATTCCGACATTAATTTTAACTTTGATTTTAGCCTCTTTTTTATGAAATTGTAAAGAAGAAAAAAAACTGTCTCAATCGGAATTTGAACAAGCTGTTTTCTATGAAATATTTCCTGCGATTTTGGATTCAATTTACTATGATAAGAGAATGCTTCCACCTCCTCCACCACCTCCACCTGAATTTTTTGAAAACTACAGCCAAAATGAATTAGATAAAGCTATTTCAGATTATAAACAGACCGAAACCTATAAACAAGGAAAAAAGAAATGGGAAAAGAAAAAAGATTCACTAAACCAAGATACTTCTCCAATCTATTTAGCTATTTCTGACTCAATAACTCGTTACGAAAGAGAAGATATGTATGAGTTAGTTCAACATTTTAACAACCAAAACATAATTTTAGACTCAAAAAACATTGAATTAAACAACGGATTCAAAATAGATTTAAGCAAATTAAATTCTAACAACGAAAAAATTAAATTTAAATATCAATCGGAATTCCCAAAAGGACGTGAATTTTGGAGAACTGAATATGATTTTTACATTGCTGCAAAAATTGGGTTTAATCGAATATTATTTGACAACACTAAAACCTATGGTGTCTTGAATGGTGGTTTTGGAATGGGAATTTTAAATGGAAGTGGATTTAGAATTTTTATTAGGAAAAATGAAAATGGTAAATGAATTATCGATAAAGTTGTTAAAACTTGGATTTCGTAGAAAAAATACGTGTGGCAACACCGTGTATAATTCATTGCTAGTTCTAGCCTGCTTGGAAATTCCTTCGGAATTTCCTCTGGTTCGTTTTAGTTTACTAATTTAGTTGCTCAAACACGCAACGAAATCATACACAAACACGTTGTGCAACATTTAAAAAACTAAAGTGAATTAATGAAACACCCTTTTAAGCCTTCAAAATCTAATATAATTTATGCTTCAATTGTTGCTGCAATTATAGTTTTCTTTAACATCCGAATTTACGGTTTTGATGCCTATACTTTTGGAATGAGTATTGGCTCTATAATTGGAATAATCTTAATTCCGACATTATTAGCATTATTGTTTTGGTTTATACTTGGGCGAAAAGAAAACGGTGGAACAACAACATTTAATGTAGTATTGACATTAATGCTTTTAGGTTCAATTAGCGAATTTGGACAAATTGCAAAAGACAGACAAAAGCTAATAAATGATTTACAAAAAGCAGTGTCTGAATATAAAGAAAGTACTATAGCTAATCCTGATTCGACAGATTCAAACTACAATGTATTATCAGCTAATGTCAAAAACTCAATTGATGACTTAATAAAAAGTAGTGTTGGCGAAGAAAGAAAAGTGTGGTTAGCATTGAGAGACTTTTTCAGAAAATCTGATAGCACTAACATTGAATGGAATAAAGCTTACAATGCGTTTGCTGAACCTCGGATTTTGGATTTTAATAGATTAAATAATAAAGAGGAGTTTGAATTCCAAAAACAAACTGTCCAAGAATACATTAACCAATCAGACCATTTTAAAGCTTTTGTAGAAAACAGAATTGACTATTTAAAAGAACAAACTAAAAGAATTGACAAAAGCAATAAAGCTTATAAAGGCTTTATAAAAGGATTGACAAAAAAAGACTCAGTACAAAAACCAATTTTTATGCCTTACATCAATGCTCACATTGGATACGGTCAAGGAATAAAAAAAATAATTGAACTTTTAGAAAATGAACAAGGTAATTGGAGTTATGATAATGAAACTGAAACCTTGATATTTGAAAATTCGGAGGCTCAAACAACATATGAAAACATTTTAAATGACGCTATTTCAAATGAAGAAATTGTGAATGAACTTTCCGATAAGTTAGTAGAAATAATGTAAAAAAAACGTTGCACAACAATGGCTATAATTCATTGTGGTTTTGTGCCACACCAAAATAAAAGTATAAATCAAACAGTTGGATTTCAGCGGAATAATCCTAAGTATGATTCCACAACGAAATCATAGCCGAGACCGTTGTAGCCAATTTAACCCGATGCAAAAAACAGAAGAATTTATAGAAAATAGAATTAAATGGCGCGCCACGAAACACGATTTGCCCAATAAAAGTGTTCATTTATTTGAGAACTTAACGGATGATAAAAAAACAGAATATGTGACTCATTTCAATGATAATGATTGTGGAAAATTAATCTTGTTATTTACCGATTCAAAAAAAAACTGGACAGCAATTGGAACCAAACAAATTATTGGTTTTGACGGAACAAATTATAACTCTGTCGAACTATCTTCCATAAAAGATGTTGATTCTAAAAATCGGAAAGAATATTTCGAGAAAGCAGAGGCAGGGGAGAAAAAACTCAAAAAAATAAATAAACGAAATGAATCTGAATTGTTAATTACTGAATTTAATGGAAAGGAAACTATTTTCATTACAAAAGCGGGAAGTGATTTATTTTCGCTTTGGAATATAATGATGATGATTGAACAATTGAATAAAAAACTGGCTACAACAAAACCTAAGCTGCATTAAAACGCAGCTTAGCCGAGACGTTAACTATCATTGTCGAGAATTATGTGAAGTTCTCTTTTTGATAAATCAAAGTCAGTTGCAAAATTGTACTTTTCAACAATAATTCCAGCTTTACCCTTTTTTTAGAGAACTAAACGTTTTATGATTTGGCTCATTTGCCAATCTTCTAATTTCTTGATTGTCGGTTCTTGTTTTGTGTTTGAAAAGTCTTTGGCTCGTTCAGATAACTAAGCTTACTTTTTACTTTTAAGTAGAACCTCATCGTCTTTTTAGCCAATTCTCGCTGAACGTTCTGATCCGTTCTTTTTCTAAAAAAAGGCTTCATACAAATCTTAAAATACGCAAACTAAATGCAAGTAGGGCTTATAACTATTTATCTTTTATTGGCTGACAATTGTGCTTGTTTGTAAACCTTTAGTTTTGCATTCTGTCTCGTTTGCTTTCAGTGTAAAATTTTCTAAACGCTTTGAATTTTGGCTAGTGTTCTCCAACATTAGTTAACAGCGTGTATAAAAAATTGCTGCATTCTCTATAAATCAAAAATTATATTTACTTTTAAATCATGAAAAATGAATGAAAAATTGCTACCAAAATCATCGCAACTTTTCATACACAATTACGTTACCATACATACTGACCCGTCCTAAATAAAGGCTACATAATTTTAAACATTATGTATAAAAACGACAAAGTCATCAGACGTTATTCAGAACCTTTTAAATTGAAAATTTTAGACGAACTTACAACCGGAAAATTAAACAAGTATCAATTAGGTAAGGCATATGGTATCGCTCCAACTACCATTAATGAATGGATTAAAAAGTATAACCGTAAAGACCTTATGAATACCAGAATAACCGTGAAAACTAAGGATGAAATAACCAGAATTAAACAGCTTCAAAAAGAGATTGAACAACAAAAAAAACTCTTGTTAAAAAAAGACTTGGATGCTATGATTCAAGATTCATACCTAGAAGTTGCTGCTGAAGACCTTGGTTATAAATCTGTAGCAGAACTAAAAAAAAAGCTAAATATAGAGCGTTAATTACATCTAAAACCAAAGCTAAAGGATTTGCGTCTTTGACAACTATAACTAACTGTTTCGGACTTAAACGTGATGCATATTACAAATATAAACATAGAGCTGATAAACGTTTAAAGCTAGAACAACAGATTATTCAAATTGTTAAGCAAAAACGCAAATCCTTACCAAGAGAAGGTGTTCGTAAACTCAAAATATCCTTAAAAAACGATTTTGATAATGCAAATCTTAAGGTAGGAAGAGACATGCTATTCAATGTCCTTAGAAAACACAATATGCTTACAACCAGAAAGAAACCAAGTTATAGAACTACCAATTCTTTTCATAGATTCTATAAATACAAAAACATCATAAAAGATGTACTTGTTGATAGACCTAACCAGGTATGGGTAAGTGACATCACCTACATTAGAACTGTAAAAGGATTTTGTTATTTAGCCCTTATAACCGACTTGTATTCTAGAAAAATAATAGGGTATGATCTTAGTGATAGCTTAGAGCTTAGCGGATGTGTAAGAGCATTAAAAAAAGCATTATATAAAGCTAAAAATACGGATGAACTCATACATCACTCCGATAGAGGAATACAATATTGCAGTAACCTATATACACAAATTTTAAAAAGGAAGAACATTAAAATTAGCATGACAGAAGATAACCATTGTTATGAAAATGCTGTCGCTGAAAGGGTAAATGGTATATTAAAAGATGAGTTTTACTTAGATCAAACATTTGATAATGTGATACATGCAAAAAGAGCTACAAAAAGTGCAATCAATCTATACAACCAAATAAGATTACACGTATCTTTAGACTATAAAACACCAAATATGGTATACAAATTAACAGCTTAAATCAATTTTTAACCTGTAGCCATATTTCAGGACTAGACATTGTCGAGAATTATGTGAAGTTCTCTTTTTGATAAATCAAAGTCAGTTTTAAAATTTTATTTTTCAATAGTAATTCCAGCTTTGTCCTTTTTTTAGAGAACTAAACGTTTTATGGTTTGGCTCATTTGCCAATCTCATTGTTTCTTGATTGTCGGTTCTTATTTTGTGTTTGCAACGTCTCTGGCTCGTTCCGATAACTTAGATTACTTTTTACTTTTGAGTAGAACCTCATCGTATTTTTAGCCAATTCTCGCTGAACGTTCTGATCCGTTCTTTTTCTAAAAAAAGGCTTTATACAAATCTTAAAATACGCAAACTAAATGCAAGTAAGGCTTGTAACTATTTATCTTTTATTGGCTGACAATTGTTCTTGTTTGAAACCGTTTGGAGTTGCATTCTGTATCGTTTGCTTTCAGTTTAAAATTTTCTAAAGGCTTTGAATTTTGGCTAGTGTTCTCCAACATTAGTTAACAGCGTGTATAAAAAATTGCTTCTTTCTCTATAAATCAAAAATTATATTTACTTTTAAATCATGAAAATGAATGAAAAATTGCCGCTAAAATCATCGCAACTTTTCATACACAATTACGTTAGCTACAATTTGAAATCAATTAAATCCCTTGAATAAAATAATATTAGAAACTTTTATAAAAAGAGGATTATCTGACAGAAGAGAAAGGATACTTCGATTCACTGAAAAAGGAATAGAATTTGACAACTCAACATTCTTTGTAGAGAATATAGTTTTTATTGAATACAGTCAGATTAAATCTTATCGTTTCGGATTGAAATGGATTACTGGATTATACTTTACTTTTGGTAGAGAATATATAATTGAATTAAAGACTCTTGACAATCGCATAATTAAATTAAATTCTTCCTGTTATTATGGATTTAAAAAAATTGAATTCGCTAAAAAACAAAATGAGATTCTCGACGTTTTGTGGAAAAACTATTCTGAAAAAAAATGTCTAGATAATTTAGAAAAATATAAATCTCACATGGAGTTTAGAATCCTAAAAACTAAGATCACTTCAAAAGGAGTTTACATCAAAAACAATTTAGTTGAGTGGAATAACATAGAAATAAAAGAATATTTCGACTATTTCGTGATTTTTTCCTCTAAAGATATTGAAAATTTGAATCAAGCTTATTACTATAAATTAGATTGGGACTCTGGAGTTTTATTTGGAACGATTAAAACAATAAAAACAGTAGCTAACAAAGCGTATAATTAATTACGTCTGAATAGAAACTATGTTAATAAGACAATTCAATCATCTCCTGTAATAATTCTTCAGGAGATAGTTTTTTAGTAAGTCTTTCCAAGTTCTTTTCAGCTTTAGAAACATGACCAAATAAGGAGTGCGACACTCCTATCTTCTTAGTAAAATTTATAAAATACTCTAATGCTATTATGTTCTGATAGCGAACAAATTGATCAGCATTTAAGTGCGGCACACCTTGACTTTTAACTACGTTGGAGAAATACTTTGAATACATTTTACAAAGTTCTTTATAATTTGTAGCAATTATAGCTTGGTTTTGTAGCATGTTAATAAGTCTTTCCAAATTCAAACTAAATAGTAACTTTACAGCTATTATCATTACTATGTGTTTTACTAAGTCAAATACAAAATCAGCAGAAGAAAACGAAAAAAGATTTAAGGCGAGTTTTATTGCACCAGAAATTTATCAGTCATACTACGCAAGATCTGGTTATTCTACTGATTATTTGTATATTATAAAGCAAAACGAAAATGAAATTATTAACCCAGCATATTGGGGATTACTTCCGGAAAATATAACTATTGATAAGAGGCAAGAATATTTAAGTCAATATCGAACCTATAATGCCAGAGTAGATAAAATTCTTAACAATCAAAATAGAGCTATAAATTTTATAAAGAGTCAACCCTGCATAATTCTAGCAGATGGAATATTTGAACCACATTACAAATCAGATATAAGTTATCCTCATTATATAAAACATCATGATCATGGTTTGTTTGCATTGGCAGGAGTATATACAGAACTGGATGATGGTTTATACACTACTACAATTATAACTAGAGAAGCTAATCCTTATTTTACAGAGATACACAATAAGAAAAAGCAAGGTACTTTTAGAATGCCTCTAATATTAAATCAGGAGGATGAATCAAATTGGTTATCGAATGATTTAAATACAAGTGATATAACGGAATTACTAAATAGCTTTACTAGTAAAAAGTTCGTTGATTACCCAGTAAGAAAGAGTAGTGGTCATCCTATAAATAATACTGAAGGAATTCAACCTTTTTTTTACCCGGAACAACAATCGTTGTTTTAATAATCGATAAGGAAACTCAATTATTTCAATAGTTCATAATTATTTAATTTTTTTTTTATGTGTGAAATTTCCGTGAAATTTTTTAGAATTGACTTACTAACTATTTGATAAATAATGTTTTAAAACAAAAACACTCTTGCCTTCTAAGCAGACGGTCACAGGTTCGAATTCTGTCGCGATCACAATAAGCCTTACTAGTTTTAGTAAGGCTTTTTTGTTGATAACACATTTATTTACATGGGTTTTACTTCTCCTTTGATTTTGTTTTTATGACTTTAAATGAGATGTTACAAGGAATTAACTTGCATATATTTAGGTGTGTTTCGCTGTGTT contains:
- a CDS encoding transposase encodes the protein MYKNDKVIRRYSEPFKLKILDELTTGKLNKYQLGKAYGIAPTTINEWIKKYNRKDLMNTRITVKTKDEITRIKQLQKEIEQQKKLLLKKDLDAMIQDSYLEVAAEDLGYKSVAELKKKLNIER
- a CDS encoding IS3 family transposase, coding for MTTITNCFGLKRDAYYKYKHRADKRLKLEQQIIQIVKQKRKSLPREGVRKLKISLKNDFDNANLKVGRDMLFNVLRKHNMLTTRKKPSYRTTNSFHRFYKYKNIIKDVLVDRPNQVWVSDITYIRTVKGFCYLALITDLYSRKIIGYDLSDSLELSGCVRALKKALYKAKNTDELIHHSDRGIQYCSNLYTQILKRKNIKISMTEDNHCYENAVAERVNGILKDEFYLDQTFDNVIHAKRATKSAINLYNQIRLHVSLDYKTPNMVYKLTA
- a CDS encoding SOS response-associated peptidase translates to MCFTKSNTKSAEENEKRFKASFIAPEIYQSYYARSGYSTDYLYIIKQNENEIINPAYWGLLPENITIDKRQEYLSQYRTYNARVDKILNNQNRAINFIKSQPCIILADGIFEPHYKSDISYPHYIKHHDHGLFALAGVYTELDDGLYTTTIITREANPYFTEIHNKKKQGTFRMPLILNQEDESNWLSNDLNTSDITELLNSFTSKKFVDYPVRKSSGHPINNTEGIQPFFYPEQQSLF